In Spirochaeta thermophila DSM 6578, the following proteins share a genomic window:
- a CDS encoding UDP-N-acetylmuramoyl-tripeptide--D-alanyl-D-alanine ligase — translation MSARTLPALSLDQLASIVGARLVAPSGERPPIRRVTIDSRECEEGVLFVPLRGRFTDGHLYLGEAFQRGASAALVQETVFSEAGSALLKHVVQTRGALLVVPDTLEALQTLGEWYLSSLRVPIRIGVTGSSGKTSTKEMLRAVLSLHYSRVWATEGNLNSEIGVPLSILGIREEPEVVICEMGIDHVGEMDVLARIVKPNLAVVTGIGSAHLERFGTRERIAREKAKIFSSFDDRSVGFIPEDEEFFHVLVEGWRGTFLPYGPATVEGFEGWESRGLEGVILLWKGLRIPLQGYGEHMVRNALGVIRLSDHLGVPPSMVAEGLQAYRPLFGRGELKEIGGVWFLVDCYNANPESMRASLEGVRGLKGVRRRIVVLGSMRELGDAAPSEHRRLGDYLAGYPADVVLLVGEEMEAAFAVLEGRSGVWWMRTVEEASSLLVSIVQEGDLVLLKGSRALGLERIIQDFEGRYHA, via the coding sequence ATGAGCGCCCGTACCCTTCCCGCCCTCTCCCTGGACCAGCTGGCTTCCATCGTAGGAGCTCGCCTCGTCGCCCCATCCGGAGAACGTCCCCCGATCCGGAGGGTCACGATCGATTCCCGGGAGTGTGAAGAAGGTGTGCTCTTCGTCCCACTCAGGGGTCGTTTCACCGATGGTCACCTCTACCTGGGAGAGGCCTTCCAACGAGGCGCGTCTGCAGCCCTGGTGCAGGAGACCGTGTTCTCTGAAGCGGGATCGGCCCTCCTGAAACACGTGGTCCAGACCCGCGGGGCCCTCCTCGTGGTGCCCGATACGCTCGAGGCCCTTCAGACCCTGGGCGAGTGGTACCTTTCGTCCCTCCGGGTTCCGATTCGGATAGGGGTGACCGGGAGCAGCGGGAAGACGTCCACCAAGGAGATGCTCAGAGCCGTGCTCTCCCTCCACTATTCGAGGGTGTGGGCCACCGAAGGGAACCTCAATTCGGAAATAGGCGTGCCGCTCTCGATCCTCGGTATCCGGGAGGAGCCTGAGGTGGTGATCTGCGAGATGGGTATCGATCATGTCGGGGAGATGGACGTGCTCGCACGTATCGTGAAGCCCAATCTCGCGGTCGTCACGGGGATAGGGAGTGCGCATCTGGAGCGGTTTGGCACGAGGGAGCGCATCGCACGCGAGAAGGCGAAGATCTTCTCCTCTTTCGACGATCGCTCGGTGGGCTTCATCCCCGAGGACGAGGAGTTCTTCCATGTCCTGGTGGAGGGGTGGCGTGGAACCTTCCTCCCCTACGGACCTGCCACGGTGGAGGGCTTCGAGGGGTGGGAGAGTCGGGGGCTCGAAGGCGTGATCCTTTTGTGGAAGGGGCTGCGTATACCGCTCCAGGGATACGGGGAACACATGGTGAGGAATGCCCTGGGGGTGATCCGTCTCTCCGATCACCTGGGTGTTCCTCCCTCGATGGTGGCGGAGGGGCTCCAGGCCTACCGTCCGCTCTTCGGGAGAGGGGAGCTCAAGGAGATCGGGGGGGTGTGGTTCCTCGTGGATTGTTACAATGCGAATCCCGAGTCCATGAGGGCTTCGCTCGAGGGCGTGCGGGGTCTCAAGGGGGTCCGGAGGCGCATCGTGGTCCTCGGGAGCATGCGTGAGCTGGGGGATGCCGCTCCGTCCGAGCACAGGAGGCTGGGGGACTATCTCGCCGGATATCCGGCGGATGTGGTGCTGCTGGTGGGTGAGGAGATGGAAGCCGCCTTTGCTGTGCTCGAGGGGCGGAGCGGGGTCTGGTGGATGAGGACCGTGGAGGAGGCGTCCTCGCTCCTCGTTTCGATCGTTCAGGAAGGGGATCTCGTGCTGCTCAAAGGCTCGAGGGCACTGGGCCTGGAACGGATCATCCAGGACTTCGAGGGGAGGTATCATGCTTAA